In Archangium violaceum, the following are encoded in one genomic region:
- a CDS encoding cytochrome c oxidase subunit 3 family protein: MSTESSPWEEHFGSRENQSVAAQLGMWIFLGSEVLLFTNLFVGYAVYRYYYPEVFVEASKHLKAEWAMVQTLLLVTSSLFVVLAVHYIRQGRQLLTVLVLVLAIGMGLGFLGIKGWEYWEHWKEGALPGEYYRLEELPERGGSLFFTLYFLLTGLHAIHMLVALGLLGWLVWGALSGKYTAEYHIPVEVGGLYWHLVDIFWLFIFPLLYLVE, translated from the coding sequence GTGTCTACTGAGAGCTCGCCGTGGGAGGAGCACTTCGGGAGCAGGGAGAACCAGAGCGTGGCGGCGCAGCTGGGGATGTGGATCTTCCTGGGCTCGGAGGTGTTGCTGTTCACGAACCTGTTCGTCGGGTACGCGGTGTACCGGTACTACTACCCGGAGGTCTTCGTCGAGGCGAGCAAGCACCTGAAGGCGGAGTGGGCGATGGTGCAGACGCTGCTGCTGGTGACGAGCAGCCTGTTCGTGGTGTTGGCGGTGCACTACATCCGGCAGGGCCGGCAATTGCTGACGGTGCTGGTGTTGGTATTGGCGATCGGGATGGGGTTGGGGTTCCTGGGGATCAAGGGATGGGAGTACTGGGAGCACTGGAAGGAGGGGGCGCTGCCTGGGGAGTACTACCGACTGGAGGAGCTACCGGAGCGAGGGGGTAGCCTGTTCTTCACGCTGTATTTCCTGCTCACGGGGTTGCATGCCATCCACATGTTGGTGGCGTTGGGGCTGCTGGGGTGGCTGGTGTGGGGCGCACTGTCTGGGAAATACACGGCCGAATATCACATTCCGGTGGAGGTAGGAGGGCTGTACTGGCACCTGGTGGACATCTTCTGGCTGTTCATCTTCCCACTGCTGTACCTGGTGGAGTGA
- a CDS encoding cytochrome C oxidase subunit IV family protein, which translates to MTEEKKKSAWGYVVVWGVLAVLTVATWVLGTKIKLGVFSLPVALGIAVVKTVLVAMFFMHLVEQRGARRVVLPVSAVFLCLLLGVTLLEAMTRIRMARPDGIEEELEPKRPASTRTAPPGSGAKRLMGN; encoded by the coding sequence ATGACGGAGGAGAAGAAGAAGTCCGCATGGGGGTACGTGGTGGTGTGGGGAGTGTTGGCGGTGCTGACGGTAGCGACGTGGGTGTTGGGGACGAAGATAAAGCTGGGGGTGTTTTCGCTGCCGGTGGCGTTGGGGATCGCGGTGGTGAAGACGGTGTTGGTGGCGATGTTCTTCATGCACTTGGTGGAGCAGCGAGGGGCGAGGAGGGTGGTGTTGCCGGTGTCGGCGGTATTTCTCTGTTTGCTCCTGGGAGTGACGTTATTGGAGGCGATGACGAGGATCCGGATGGCGAGGCCGGACGGAATCGAGGAGGAGCTGGAGCCCAAGAGGCCAGCCTCGACGAGAACGGCGCCACCGGGAAGCGGGGCCAAGCGGTTGATGGGTAACTGA
- the coxB gene encoding cytochrome c oxidase subunit II, producing the protein MEELFRKSLFLPEQASSIAKDVDHLHYAIITAALVMAALIFGFAAYCLIRFRRRSETDVTRKVQGTLGWELLFVGVPLTTFLVWFYIGYHDFIRMQTPPPGAMDVYVVGKQWMWKFTYPEGPNSIGVLRVPVGKPVRLLLTSRDVIHSFYVPAFRIKQDAIPGAYTQTWFEVTKPGSYRVMCAEYCGLKHSEMWAEVVALSEADWDAWMKEQREGRVALRDASPSGPEREEPGIPARRVARYDAQEPHGEVMYGERGTLPERGERVAAERGCLRCHTVDGTAHIGPTWLDLYGRQERLTNGETVVADEAYLTESMMKPQDRLVEGYEPVMPSYQGQLEAAEVAALLEYIKTLRSARLENTRSEGPVYEPSGGK; encoded by the coding sequence TTGGAGGAGCTGTTCCGCAAGAGCCTGTTCCTGCCGGAGCAGGCGTCGAGCATCGCGAAGGACGTGGACCACCTGCACTACGCGATCATCACGGCGGCGCTGGTGATGGCGGCGTTGATCTTCGGGTTCGCGGCGTACTGCCTCATCCGCTTCCGGAGGCGTTCGGAGACGGACGTGACGCGGAAGGTGCAGGGGACGCTGGGGTGGGAGTTGCTGTTCGTGGGAGTGCCACTGACGACGTTCCTGGTGTGGTTCTACATCGGGTACCACGACTTCATCCGGATGCAGACGCCGCCGCCGGGGGCGATGGACGTGTACGTGGTGGGGAAGCAGTGGATGTGGAAGTTCACGTATCCGGAGGGCCCCAATTCCATCGGAGTGCTGAGGGTGCCGGTGGGCAAGCCGGTGAGGCTGCTGCTGACGAGCCGGGACGTCATCCATTCGTTCTACGTGCCGGCGTTCCGCATCAAGCAGGACGCGATACCTGGGGCGTATACGCAGACCTGGTTCGAGGTGACGAAGCCTGGGAGCTACCGGGTGATGTGCGCGGAGTACTGCGGGCTGAAGCACTCGGAGATGTGGGCGGAGGTCGTGGCGCTCTCGGAGGCGGACTGGGACGCGTGGATGAAGGAGCAGCGCGAGGGGCGGGTGGCACTGAGGGACGCGAGCCCGAGCGGACCGGAGCGGGAGGAGCCGGGAATCCCGGCGCGGAGGGTGGCGAGGTACGACGCGCAGGAGCCGCACGGGGAGGTGATGTACGGGGAGAGGGGGACGCTGCCGGAGAGGGGAGAGCGGGTGGCGGCGGAGCGGGGATGCCTGAGGTGCCACACGGTGGACGGGACGGCGCACATCGGGCCGACGTGGCTGGACCTGTACGGGAGGCAGGAGCGGCTGACGAACGGGGAGACGGTGGTGGCGGACGAGGCGTACCTGACCGAGTCGATGATGAAGCCGCAGGACAGGCTGGTGGAGGGGTACGAGCCGGTGATGCCGTCGTACCAGGGGCAGCTGGAGGCGGCGGAGGTAGCAGCGCTGCTCGAGTACATCAAGACGTTGCGGAGCGCGCGGTTGGAGAACACCCGGTCGGAGGGGCCCGTGTATGAACCCAGCGGCGGGAAGTAA
- a CDS encoding DUF3341 domain-containing protein: protein MRYWVVGEFGSGAEAKKALGRLRELGHAKEKLDAFTPYPVEGLDEVLGLKPSPIRGFAFMAGLSGAALGYAVQWWTNAVDWPLNVGNRPLNAGPAFVPITFETMVLFAALTIFFGLMWLFRFPRPHHPLFELETFRTASTGGFWVSITTERREETEALLGALRELKARNTSVVEEAS, encoded by the coding sequence ATGCGCTACTGGGTGGTGGGAGAGTTCGGCTCGGGGGCCGAGGCGAAGAAGGCGCTGGGGAGGCTGCGCGAGCTGGGCCACGCGAAGGAGAAGCTGGATGCCTTCACGCCCTACCCGGTGGAAGGCCTGGACGAGGTGCTGGGGCTGAAGCCGTCGCCCATTCGGGGCTTCGCGTTCATGGCGGGGCTGAGCGGGGCGGCGCTGGGGTACGCGGTGCAGTGGTGGACGAACGCGGTGGACTGGCCGCTCAACGTGGGCAACCGCCCGTTGAACGCGGGGCCGGCGTTCGTGCCCATCACGTTCGAGACGATGGTGTTGTTCGCGGCGCTGACGATCTTCTTCGGGCTGATGTGGCTGTTCCGCTTCCCGAGGCCGCACCATCCGCTCTTCGAGCTGGAGACGTTCCGCACGGCGTCCACGGGAGGCTTCTGGGTGAGCATCACCACGGAGCGGCGCGAGGAGACGGAGGCGCTGCTGGGAGCGCTGCGTGAGCTGAAGGCGCGAAACACGTCGGTGGTGGAGGAGGCGTCATGA
- a CDS encoding c-type cytochrome yields the protein MKRRLLTVTATVTLLLSGCSVDWQGWAGMKQQSKALPYRESGFFSDDRAMRQPPPGTVPRDRRGKDRFFLLGKDGPDGGFVEGNPLTLTREVVENGAESFEVYCAVCHGVLGDGRAQVARNMGLREPPSLVDLPPHPDGYYYEVISRGYGLMAGYEEKLTPEQRWAVVAYVRALQESQRARLEDVPPEARPLLLKEGTP from the coding sequence ATGAAGCGGCGGCTCCTCACGGTGACGGCGACGGTGACGCTGCTGCTGTCTGGCTGCTCGGTGGACTGGCAGGGCTGGGCGGGGATGAAGCAGCAGTCGAAGGCACTGCCGTACCGGGAGAGCGGGTTCTTCTCCGACGACCGGGCGATGCGCCAACCGCCGCCGGGGACGGTGCCGAGGGACAGGAGGGGAAAGGACCGGTTCTTCCTGCTGGGGAAGGACGGGCCGGATGGCGGCTTCGTGGAAGGCAATCCGCTGACGCTGACGCGGGAGGTGGTGGAGAACGGGGCGGAGTCGTTCGAGGTGTACTGCGCGGTGTGCCACGGCGTCTTGGGGGACGGGAGGGCGCAGGTGGCGAGGAACATGGGGCTGAGAGAGCCGCCGTCGCTGGTGGACCTGCCGCCGCACCCGGACGGCTATTACTACGAGGTCATCAGCCGGGGGTACGGGCTGATGGCGGGGTACGAGGAGAAGCTGACGCCGGAGCAGCGCTGGGCGGTGGTGGCGTACGTGAGGGCGTTGCAGGAGAGCCAGCGAGCGAGGCTGGAGGACGTGCCGCCCGAGGCGAGGCCGTTGCTGCTGAAGGAGGGGACGCCGTGA
- a CDS encoding type VI immunity family protein, protein MIYEGLRLDFYMRRPHTEMARAVMRSMDTYVQAVGVENLGFYMDDEGEYWELDQEGWALTRRNLLEDRWPRIILRDARTEGPQRYRFEYYGRRLDDPDWKRSEKYACVASFWLSTEYLEEQGPGRVRALALALAAPLPFCSGNGGLAFLGLNDAVGVTKEIQDRCFRYPGMDIPDVALYSYNIGTRVRGPSWLTFLGQPVLGELGGAAALRARLHSPDTTVRELDGERAVVTLGEWPDAGDTEQGRTLPAYRELARVLEPWLYEGPLPESQFRPEDRRRWERRFLDEP, encoded by the coding sequence TTGATCTACGAGGGCTTGCGGCTGGACTTCTACATGCGCCGGCCGCACACGGAGATGGCGCGGGCGGTAATGCGCTCGATGGACACCTACGTGCAAGCGGTGGGCGTGGAGAACCTCGGTTTCTATATGGACGACGAGGGCGAATATTGGGAACTCGACCAGGAGGGTTGGGCACTGACACGGCGCAATCTGCTGGAGGATCGCTGGCCTCGCATCATCCTGCGGGACGCGAGAACGGAGGGTCCGCAGCGGTACCGTTTCGAGTACTACGGCAGACGACTCGACGACCCTGATTGGAAAAGGTCGGAGAAGTATGCCTGCGTGGCCTCGTTCTGGCTGTCCACGGAGTACCTGGAGGAGCAGGGACCGGGGCGGGTGCGAGCGCTGGCGCTGGCGCTGGCGGCCCCTTTGCCTTTCTGCTCCGGCAACGGAGGACTGGCCTTCCTGGGCTTGAACGATGCGGTAGGCGTGACGAAGGAGATCCAGGACCGGTGCTTCCGCTACCCCGGCATGGACATCCCGGATGTGGCGCTCTACTCGTACAACATCGGCACGCGGGTGCGAGGCCCCTCGTGGCTGACGTTCCTGGGACAGCCGGTGCTGGGAGAACTGGGCGGCGCGGCGGCGTTGCGCGCGCGGCTGCATTCTCCGGACACCACGGTGCGGGAGTTGGACGGCGAACGGGCGGTGGTGACGCTGGGGGAGTGGCCGGACGCGGGTGATACCGAGCAGGGCCGCACACTGCCCGCCTACCGCGAGCTGGCGCGCGTCCTGGAGCCCTGGCTCTACGAAGGCCCCCTGCCCGAGAGCCAATTCCGCCCGGAGGACAGACGCCGCTGGGAGCGCCGGTTCCTCGACGAACCGTAA
- the nrfD gene encoding NrfD/PsrC family molybdoenzyme membrane anchor subunit, which translates to MAEVEQASETPTKDPLEPAPLIEGAQSAESLTASLLRPIERKPGLIFWALLLLTLGGTGLFLLAITVTLVRGIGAWGNNIPVAWAFGIIDFVWWIGFGHAGTLISAILVLFQQKWRASVNRFAEAMTLFAVMQAGLFPVLHLGRPWVAYWLVPYPNTMSIWPNFRSSLPWDLVAITTYFTVSLLFWYLGLLPDLAAARDRASTPRGQFWYGVFSLGWTGSARHWHHWRAGYLLLAGLATPLVLSVHTIVSFDFAIAQVPGWHSTIFPPYFVAGAIFSGLALVLTLLLPVRGSLGLNHVITDKHVDILCKLLLATGMMVSYGYLQEHFFAWYSGDEYEMASYADKRTGTWAWLFWFQMFSNVLLPHVFWFKKLRTNLVVVWFAALAVDAGMWVERFSIIVPSLAHDFLPSSWEGYTPTWVDLSLLAGSMSFFGLLFLLFLKFIPAVSITEVKELHHELKEALAAKEERERTESPLREKEA; encoded by the coding sequence ATGGCCGAGGTTGAGCAGGCTTCGGAGACGCCGACGAAGGATCCGCTGGAGCCCGCGCCGCTCATCGAGGGGGCGCAGAGCGCGGAGAGCCTCACGGCCTCGTTGCTGAGGCCCATCGAGCGCAAGCCGGGGCTCATCTTCTGGGCGCTGCTGCTCCTCACGCTGGGAGGAACGGGACTCTTCCTGCTGGCCATCACGGTGACGCTGGTGAGGGGCATCGGGGCATGGGGCAACAACATCCCGGTGGCGTGGGCGTTCGGCATCATCGACTTCGTGTGGTGGATTGGCTTTGGCCACGCGGGAACGCTCATCTCGGCGATCCTGGTGCTGTTCCAGCAGAAGTGGCGGGCGTCGGTGAACCGGTTCGCCGAGGCGATGACGCTCTTCGCGGTGATGCAGGCGGGGCTGTTCCCGGTGCTGCACCTGGGGAGGCCGTGGGTGGCGTACTGGCTGGTGCCGTACCCGAACACGATGAGCATCTGGCCGAACTTCCGCAGCTCGCTGCCGTGGGACCTGGTGGCGATCACCACGTACTTCACGGTGTCGCTGCTGTTCTGGTACCTGGGGCTGCTGCCGGACCTGGCGGCGGCGCGGGACCGGGCGAGCACGCCGCGCGGACAGTTCTGGTACGGGGTGTTCTCGCTGGGGTGGACGGGCTCGGCGAGACACTGGCACCACTGGCGGGCGGGGTACCTGCTGCTGGCGGGGCTGGCGACGCCGCTGGTGCTCAGCGTGCACACCATCGTGAGCTTCGACTTCGCCATCGCGCAGGTGCCGGGGTGGCACTCGACCATCTTCCCGCCGTACTTCGTGGCGGGAGCCATCTTCTCGGGGCTGGCGCTGGTGCTGACGCTGCTGCTGCCAGTGCGAGGCTCGCTGGGCCTGAACCATGTGATTACAGACAAGCACGTGGACATCCTGTGCAAGCTGCTGCTGGCGACGGGGATGATGGTGTCCTACGGCTACCTGCAGGAGCACTTCTTCGCGTGGTACAGCGGGGACGAGTACGAGATGGCGTCGTACGCGGACAAGCGCACGGGCACCTGGGCGTGGCTGTTCTGGTTCCAGATGTTCTCGAACGTGCTGCTGCCGCACGTGTTCTGGTTCAAGAAGCTGCGGACGAACTTGGTGGTGGTGTGGTTCGCGGCGCTGGCGGTGGACGCGGGCATGTGGGTGGAGCGCTTCTCCATCATCGTGCCGTCGCTGGCGCACGACTTCCTACCGAGCAGCTGGGAGGGCTACACGCCCACGTGGGTGGACCTGAGCCTGCTGGCCGGTTCGATGAGCTTCTTCGGGCTGCTGTTCCTGCTGTTCCTGAAGTTCATCCCCGCGGTGTCCATCACGGAGGTGAAGGAGCTGCACCACGAGCTGAAGGAGGCGTTGGCGGCGAAGGAGGAGCGGGAGCGCACGGAGAGCCCCCTGAGGGAGAAGGAGGCCTGA
- a CDS encoding cbb3-type cytochrome c oxidase subunit I: protein MNPAAGSNQPAVTYLNHETTVASWLLTRDHKRIGVMFLVGVIFALLLGGIFAMALRIELLTPGPTVMGPMTYNRMFTLHGVTMVWLFMIPAIPSAFGNFVLPIMLGAKDVAFPRLNLASFYIYLAGSMLTVFGMLWSGADTGWTFYTPYSTVSPTTVTPILLGVFIIGFSTIITGLNFITTVHTLRAPGMHWTRIPLFVWTIYGTSVIQVVATPVLGMVLLLVTAERVLGMGIFDPSRGGDPVLFQHMFWFYSHPAVYIMVLPAMGVITEVVCAYSRKNIFGYKMVAASTFGIAFVGFFTWGHHMFVSGQSTFGSGIFGVLSMLVAIFTAIKIFNWVATLYGGSIDLKVPLLYVLGFIFLLMFGGMTGVAVATTSLDVHWHDTYFVVAHFHYIMVGAVLMAFLAGLHYWWPKMFGKLYPERWSFLAAMTIIFGFIVTFLPQFLLGNMGMPRRYYEYPREMQWLHVLSTAGASLLAFGFGLIAIYLLWSLRYGEEAPMNAWGSRGYEWYSGSPPVPHNFTEAPRFEREVHDYTVVEGPRVY from the coding sequence ATGAACCCAGCGGCGGGAAGTAATCAGCCAGCGGTCACCTATCTCAACCATGAGACGACGGTGGCGTCGTGGCTGCTGACGCGCGACCACAAGCGCATCGGGGTGATGTTCCTGGTGGGGGTCATCTTCGCGCTGCTCCTGGGCGGCATCTTCGCGATGGCGCTGCGAATCGAGCTGCTGACACCGGGGCCGACGGTGATGGGCCCGATGACGTACAACCGGATGTTCACCCTGCACGGGGTGACGATGGTGTGGCTGTTCATGATTCCGGCGATTCCCTCGGCATTTGGCAACTTCGTGTTGCCGATCATGCTGGGGGCGAAGGACGTGGCGTTCCCGAGGCTGAACCTGGCGTCGTTCTACATCTACCTGGCGGGGTCGATGCTGACGGTGTTCGGGATGCTGTGGAGCGGGGCGGACACGGGGTGGACGTTCTACACGCCATACAGCACGGTCTCTCCGACGACGGTGACACCGATTCTGTTGGGGGTGTTCATCATCGGGTTCTCGACGATCATCACGGGGCTGAACTTCATCACGACGGTGCACACGCTGAGGGCGCCGGGGATGCACTGGACGCGGATCCCGCTGTTCGTGTGGACGATCTACGGCACGTCGGTGATTCAAGTGGTGGCGACGCCGGTGTTGGGGATGGTGTTGCTGCTGGTGACGGCGGAGCGGGTGCTGGGGATGGGGATCTTCGACCCGTCGCGAGGGGGAGATCCGGTGCTGTTCCAGCACATGTTCTGGTTCTACTCACACCCGGCGGTCTACATCATGGTGTTGCCGGCGATGGGGGTGATCACCGAGGTGGTGTGTGCGTACAGCCGGAAGAACATCTTCGGTTACAAGATGGTGGCGGCGAGCACGTTTGGGATTGCCTTCGTGGGGTTCTTCACGTGGGGGCACCACATGTTCGTGTCGGGGCAATCGACGTTCGGCTCGGGCATCTTCGGGGTGCTGAGCATGCTGGTGGCCATCTTCACGGCGATCAAGATCTTCAACTGGGTGGCGACGCTGTACGGGGGGTCGATCGATCTGAAGGTGCCATTGCTGTACGTGCTGGGATTCATCTTCCTGCTGATGTTCGGGGGGATGACGGGGGTGGCGGTGGCAACGACGTCGCTGGACGTGCACTGGCACGACACGTACTTCGTGGTGGCGCACTTCCACTACATCATGGTGGGGGCAGTGCTGATGGCGTTCCTGGCGGGGCTGCACTACTGGTGGCCGAAGATGTTCGGGAAGCTGTATCCGGAGCGTTGGTCGTTCCTGGCGGCGATGACGATCATCTTCGGGTTCATCGTGACGTTCCTGCCGCAGTTCCTGTTGGGGAACATGGGGATGCCGCGGAGATACTACGAGTACCCGAGGGAGATGCAGTGGCTGCACGTGCTGAGCACGGCGGGGGCGTCGCTGCTGGCATTCGGTTTCGGGCTGATCGCCATCTACCTGTTGTGGTCGCTGAGGTACGGGGAGGAGGCGCCGATGAACGCATGGGGCTCGAGGGGGTACGAGTGGTACAGCGGGTCTCCCCCGGTGCCGCACAACTTCACGGAGGCGCCGAGGTTCGAGCGGGAGGTGCACGACTACACGGTGGTGGAGGGGCCGCGTGTCTACTGA